Proteins encoded by one window of Antechinus flavipes isolate AdamAnt ecotype Samford, QLD, Australia chromosome 4, AdamAnt_v2, whole genome shotgun sequence:
- the HDAC5 gene encoding histone deacetylase 5 isoform X6 — MNSPNESVEVKPVLCGAMPGSVGGGRGGGSPSPTELRGVGPAAIDPVLREQQLQQELLALKQQQQLQKQLLFAEFQKQHDHLTRQHEVQLQKHLKQQQEMLAAKRQQELEQQRKREQQRQEELEKQRLEQQLLILRNKEKSKESAIASTEVKLKLQEFLLSKSKEPTPGGLNHSLPQHPKCWGAHHASLDQSSPPQSGPPGTPPSYKLPLLGPYDSRDDFPLRKTASEPNLKVRSRLKQKVAERRSSPLLRRKDGTVISTFKKRAIEITVSSVCNSAPGSGPSSPNSSNSTIAENGFTGSVPNIPTEMLPQHRALTLDSSPNQFSLYTSPSLPNISLGLQATVTVTNSHLTAPQKLSTQQEAERQAIQSLRQGGALTGKFMSTSSIPGCLLGVALEGDVNPHGHASLLQHVLLLEQARQQSTLIAVPLHGQSPLVTGERIAANMRTVGKLPRHRPLSRTQSSPLPQSPQALQQLVMQQQHQQFLEKQKQQQLQLSKILTKTGELPRQPTTHPEETEEELTEHQEGLLRERALPVPGDGSTESESPQEDLEEEEEEEEEEDDCIQVKDEGSEIGLDESPLLEESSGDYKQVFTDAQQLQSLQVYQAPLSLASVPHQALGRTQSSPAAPLGMKSAPELPTKHLFTTGVVYDTFMLKHQCMCGNTHIHPEHAGRIQSIWSRLQETGLLSKCERIRGRKATLDEIQTVHSEHHTLLYGTSPLNRQKLDSKKLLGPISQKMYAVLPCGGIGVDSDTVWNEMHSSSAVRMAVGCLVELAFKVASGELKNGFAIIRPPGHHAEESTAMGFCFFNSVAITAKLLQQKLSVGKVLIVDWDIHHGNGTQQAFYSDPSVLYISLHRYDNGNFFPGSGAPEEVGGGPGVGYNVNVAWTGGVDPPIGDVEYLTAFRTVVMPIAQEFCPDVVLVSAGFDAVEGHLSPLGGYSVTAKCFGHLTRQLMKLAGGRVVLALEGGHDLTAICDASEACVSALLSVELEPLDEAVLQQKPNLNAVATLEKVIEIQSKHWSCVQRNAAGVGRSLQEAQAGEVEEAETLSAMALLSVGAEQAGPSHTPRPLEEPMEQEPAA; from the exons TGGAGGTGAAGCCAGTGCTGTGTGGGGCCATGCCAGGCTCTGTTGGGGGCGGCAGGGGCGGAGGCAGCCCTAGTCCAACAGAGCTTCGGGGAGTGGGCCCCGCCGCCATCGACCCTGTGCTGCGAGAGCAGCAGCTACAGCAAGAGCTCCTGGCCCTCAAGCAGCAGCAACAGCTTCAAAAGCAACTACTCTTCGCTGAGTTCCAGAAGCAGCATGATCACCTGACCCGGCAGCATGAGGTCCAGCTGCAGAAGCATCTTAAG CAGCAGCAGGAGATGCTGGCTGCCAAGAGGCAGCAGGAACTGGAGCAGCAGCGTAAGCGGGAGCAGCAGCGGCAAGAAGAGCTGGAGAAGCAGAGGCTCGAACAGCAGCTGCTCATcctgagaaacaaagagaaaagcaaagaga GTGCCATTGCTAGCACTGAGGTAAAACTGAAGCTCCAAGAGTTTCTCTTGAGCAAATCGAAGGAGCCAACACCAGGCGGTCTCAACCATTCCCTCCCGCAGCACCCCAAATGCTG gGGAGCCCATCATGCTTCATTGGACCAGAGTTCCCCTCCCCAGAGTGGCCCCCCTGGGACACCCCCTTCCTACAAGCTTCCTCTGCTTGGGCCCTATGATAGCCGGGATGATTTTCCACTTCGGAAAACAG CCTCGGAACCCAATTTGAAGGTGCGTTCCAGGCTAAAGCAGAAGGTGGCTGAACGAAGGAGCAGCCCCCTCCTTCGAAGAAAGGACGGGACTGTCATCAGCACCTTTAAGAAGAGAGCTATCGAGATCACAG TGTCATCTGTGTGTAACAGTGCCCCAGGCTCCGGCCCCAGTTCCCCCAACAGCTCCAACAGCACCATTGCTGAGAACGGCTTCACTGGCTCCGTCCCTAACATCCCCACTGAG ATGCTTCCTCAGCACCGTGCCCTTACTTTGGACAGCTCCCCTAACCAGTTCAGTCTCTACACGTCCCCCTCCCTGCCCAACATTTCCTTAGGACTCCAGGCCACAGTCACAGTCACCAATTCGCATCTCACT GCCCCCCAGAAGCTGTCAACGCAGCAGGAGGCAGAGAGACAGGCCATCCAGTCCCTTCGGCAGGGAGGGGCACTGACGGGCAAGTTCATGAGTACGTCCTCGATCCCAGGTTGTCTACTGGGTGTGGCGCTGGAGGGCGACGTCAACCCCCATGGGCATGCCTCTCTGCTGCAGCACGTGCTGCTCCTGGAGCAGGCCCGGCAGCAGAGCACCCTTATAGCCG TGCCACTCCACGGCCAATCCCCATTGGTGACTGGCGAACGCATCGCCGCCAACATGCGGACAGTAGGCAAGCTGCCCCGACATCGCCCGCTGAGCCGAACACAGTCCTCCCCATTGCCACAGAGCCCCCAGGCCCTGCAGCAGCTTGTGATgcagcagcagcaccagcagTTTTTGGAAAAGCAGAAGCAACAGCAGCTGCAGCTCAGCAAG ATCCTCACCAAAACAGGAGAGTTACCTCGGCAGCCCACTACACACCCTGAGGAGACAGAAGAAGAGCTTACAGAGCATCAGGAAGGGCTGCTCAGAGAGAGAGCCCTGCCTGTGCCTGGGGATGGCTCCACAGAAAGCGAAAGCCCACAAGAAGatctggaggaggaggaagaagaggaggaagaggaggatgactGCATTCAGGTCAAGGATGAAGGCAGTGAAATTGGCTTGGATGAGAGTCCTTTGTTAGAAGAATCCAGTGGGGACTACAAGCAG GTGTTCACAGATGCTCAGCAGCTGCAGTCCCTGCAAGTCTACCAGGCTCCTCTCAGCCTGGCTTCTGTGCCCCATCAGGCTCTGGGCCGAACCCAGTCTTCACCTGCTGCCCCTCTAGGCATGAAGAGTGCCCCTGAACTGCCCACCAAACATCTCTTTACCACAG GAGTAGTTTATGACACATTCATGCTGAAGCACCAGTGCATGTGTGGGAATACCCATATCCATCCTGAACATGCAGGCCGTATCCAGAGCATTTGGTCTAGGCTGCAAGAGACAGGTCTGCTCAGCAAATGTGAG CGAATTCGGGGGCGTAAGGCTACACTGGATGAAATCCAGACAGTACACTCTGAGCACCACACCCTGCTCTATGGGACCAGCCCCCTCAACAGACAGAAGCTTGACAGCAAGAAGCTGCTGG GCCCAATCAGCCAGAAGATGTATGCAGTGCTGCCCTGTGGGGGAATAGGG GTGGACAGTGACACAGTGTGGAATGAGATGCATTCTTCTAGTGCTGTGCGCATGGCTGTAGGCTGCCTGGTGGAGCTGGCCTTCAAGGTAGCTTCAGGGGAACTCAAG AATGGATTTGCCATTATCCGGCCTCCCGGACACCATGCTGAGGAATCCACAGCCAT GGGATTTTGCTTCTTCAACTCTGTGGCCATCACAGCCAAACTCCTCCAACAGAAGCTGAGTGTGGGCAAGGTCCTCATTGTGGACTGG gATATTCACCATGGCAATGGCACCCAGCAGGCCTTCTATAGTGACCCCTCCGTACTTTATATCTCCTTGCATCGTTATGACAACGGGAACTTTTTCCCAGGCAGTGGTGCCCCTGAGGAG GTTGGTGGAGGACCAGGTGTGGGGTACAATGTGAACGTGGCATGGACTGGAGGTGTGGACCCCCCTATCGGAGATGTGGAGTACTTGACAGCATTCAG GACGGTGGTGATGCCCATTGCCCAGGAGTTCTGTCCAGATGTGGTTCTAGTGTCTGCTGGCTTTGATGCTGTTGAGGGGCATCTCTCTCCACTCGGTGGCTACTCTGTCACTGCCAAAT GCTTTGGCCACTTGACCAGGCAGCTGATGAAGTTGGCAGGGGGCCGAGTAGTGCTGGCTCTAGAGGGAGGCCATGACCTCACCGCCATCTGCGATGCCTCTGAGGCCTGCGTGTCCGCCTTGCTCAGCGTGGAG CTCGAGCCCTTGGACGAGGCTGTCTTACAGCAGAAGCCCAACCTGAATGCGGTGGCCACGCTGGAGAAAGTCATCGAGATCCAGA GCAAACACTGGAGCTGTGTGCAGCGGAATGCGGCCGGCGTGGGGCGCTCTCTGCAGGAGGCACAGGCTGGAGAAGTGGAAGAGGCGGAGACTCTGAGCGCCATGGCGCTGCTGTCAGTGGGGGCAGAGCAGGCTGGCCCCAGCCACACCCCGAG GCCGCTGGAGGAGCCCATGGAGCAGGAACCTGCCGCGTGA
- the HDAC5 gene encoding histone deacetylase 5 isoform X5 has protein sequence MNSPNESAVEVKPVLCGAMPGSVGGGRGGGSPSPTELRGVGPAAIDPVLREQQLQQELLALKQQQQLQKQLLFAEFQKQHDHLTRQHEVQLQKHLKQQQEMLAAKRQQELEQQRKREQQRQEELEKQRLEQQLLILRNKEKSKESAIASTEVKLKLQEFLLSKSKEPTPGGLNHSLPQHPKCWGAHHASLDQSSPPQSGPPGTPPSYKLPLLGPYDSRDDFPLRKTASEPNLKVRSRLKQKVAERRSSPLLRRKDGTVISTFKKRAIEITVSSVCNSAPGSGPSSPNSSNSTIAENGFTGSVPNIPTEMLPQHRALTLDSSPNQFSLYTSPSLPNISLGLQATVTVTNSHLTAPQKLSTQQEAERQAIQSLRQGGALTGKFMSTSSIPGCLLGVALEGDVNPHGHASLLQHVLLLEQARQQSTLIAVPLHGQSPLVTGERIAANMRTVGKLPRHRPLSRTQSSPLPQSPQALQQLVMQQQHQQFLEKQKQQQLQLSKILTKTGELPRQPTTHPEETEEELTEHQEGLLRERALPVPGDGSTESESPQEDLEEEEEEEEEEDDCIQVKDEGSEIGLDESPLLEESSGDYKQVFTDAQQLQSLQVYQAPLSLASVPHQALGRTQSSPAAPLGMKSAPELPTKHLFTTGVVYDTFMLKHQCMCGNTHIHPEHAGRIQSIWSRLQETGLLSKCERIRGRKATLDEIQTVHSEHHTLLYGTSPLNRQKLDSKKLLGPISQKMYAVLPCGGIGVDSDTVWNEMHSSSAVRMAVGCLVELAFKVASGELKNGFAIIRPPGHHAEESTAMGFCFFNSVAITAKLLQQKLSVGKVLIVDWDIHHGNGTQQAFYSDPSVLYISLHRYDNGNFFPGSGAPEEVGGGPGVGYNVNVAWTGGVDPPIGDVEYLTAFRTVVMPIAQEFCPDVVLVSAGFDAVEGHLSPLGGYSVTAKCFGHLTRQLMKLAGGRVVLALEGGHDLTAICDASEACVSALLSVELEPLDEAVLQQKPNLNAVATLEKVIEIQSKHWSCVQRNAAGVGRSLQEAQAGEVEEAETLSAMALLSVGAEQAGPSHTPRPLEEPMEQEPAA, from the exons CAGTGGAGGTGAAGCCAGTGCTGTGTGGGGCCATGCCAGGCTCTGTTGGGGGCGGCAGGGGCGGAGGCAGCCCTAGTCCAACAGAGCTTCGGGGAGTGGGCCCCGCCGCCATCGACCCTGTGCTGCGAGAGCAGCAGCTACAGCAAGAGCTCCTGGCCCTCAAGCAGCAGCAACAGCTTCAAAAGCAACTACTCTTCGCTGAGTTCCAGAAGCAGCATGATCACCTGACCCGGCAGCATGAGGTCCAGCTGCAGAAGCATCTTAAG CAGCAGCAGGAGATGCTGGCTGCCAAGAGGCAGCAGGAACTGGAGCAGCAGCGTAAGCGGGAGCAGCAGCGGCAAGAAGAGCTGGAGAAGCAGAGGCTCGAACAGCAGCTGCTCATcctgagaaacaaagagaaaagcaaagaga GTGCCATTGCTAGCACTGAGGTAAAACTGAAGCTCCAAGAGTTTCTCTTGAGCAAATCGAAGGAGCCAACACCAGGCGGTCTCAACCATTCCCTCCCGCAGCACCCCAAATGCTG gGGAGCCCATCATGCTTCATTGGACCAGAGTTCCCCTCCCCAGAGTGGCCCCCCTGGGACACCCCCTTCCTACAAGCTTCCTCTGCTTGGGCCCTATGATAGCCGGGATGATTTTCCACTTCGGAAAACAG CCTCGGAACCCAATTTGAAGGTGCGTTCCAGGCTAAAGCAGAAGGTGGCTGAACGAAGGAGCAGCCCCCTCCTTCGAAGAAAGGACGGGACTGTCATCAGCACCTTTAAGAAGAGAGCTATCGAGATCACAG TGTCATCTGTGTGTAACAGTGCCCCAGGCTCCGGCCCCAGTTCCCCCAACAGCTCCAACAGCACCATTGCTGAGAACGGCTTCACTGGCTCCGTCCCTAACATCCCCACTGAG ATGCTTCCTCAGCACCGTGCCCTTACTTTGGACAGCTCCCCTAACCAGTTCAGTCTCTACACGTCCCCCTCCCTGCCCAACATTTCCTTAGGACTCCAGGCCACAGTCACAGTCACCAATTCGCATCTCACT GCCCCCCAGAAGCTGTCAACGCAGCAGGAGGCAGAGAGACAGGCCATCCAGTCCCTTCGGCAGGGAGGGGCACTGACGGGCAAGTTCATGAGTACGTCCTCGATCCCAGGTTGTCTACTGGGTGTGGCGCTGGAGGGCGACGTCAACCCCCATGGGCATGCCTCTCTGCTGCAGCACGTGCTGCTCCTGGAGCAGGCCCGGCAGCAGAGCACCCTTATAGCCG TGCCACTCCACGGCCAATCCCCATTGGTGACTGGCGAACGCATCGCCGCCAACATGCGGACAGTAGGCAAGCTGCCCCGACATCGCCCGCTGAGCCGAACACAGTCCTCCCCATTGCCACAGAGCCCCCAGGCCCTGCAGCAGCTTGTGATgcagcagcagcaccagcagTTTTTGGAAAAGCAGAAGCAACAGCAGCTGCAGCTCAGCAAG ATCCTCACCAAAACAGGAGAGTTACCTCGGCAGCCCACTACACACCCTGAGGAGACAGAAGAAGAGCTTACAGAGCATCAGGAAGGGCTGCTCAGAGAGAGAGCCCTGCCTGTGCCTGGGGATGGCTCCACAGAAAGCGAAAGCCCACAAGAAGatctggaggaggaggaagaagaggaggaagaggaggatgactGCATTCAGGTCAAGGATGAAGGCAGTGAAATTGGCTTGGATGAGAGTCCTTTGTTAGAAGAATCCAGTGGGGACTACAAGCAG GTGTTCACAGATGCTCAGCAGCTGCAGTCCCTGCAAGTCTACCAGGCTCCTCTCAGCCTGGCTTCTGTGCCCCATCAGGCTCTGGGCCGAACCCAGTCTTCACCTGCTGCCCCTCTAGGCATGAAGAGTGCCCCTGAACTGCCCACCAAACATCTCTTTACCACAG GAGTAGTTTATGACACATTCATGCTGAAGCACCAGTGCATGTGTGGGAATACCCATATCCATCCTGAACATGCAGGCCGTATCCAGAGCATTTGGTCTAGGCTGCAAGAGACAGGTCTGCTCAGCAAATGTGAG CGAATTCGGGGGCGTAAGGCTACACTGGATGAAATCCAGACAGTACACTCTGAGCACCACACCCTGCTCTATGGGACCAGCCCCCTCAACAGACAGAAGCTTGACAGCAAGAAGCTGCTGG GCCCAATCAGCCAGAAGATGTATGCAGTGCTGCCCTGTGGGGGAATAGGG GTGGACAGTGACACAGTGTGGAATGAGATGCATTCTTCTAGTGCTGTGCGCATGGCTGTAGGCTGCCTGGTGGAGCTGGCCTTCAAGGTAGCTTCAGGGGAACTCAAG AATGGATTTGCCATTATCCGGCCTCCCGGACACCATGCTGAGGAATCCACAGCCAT GGGATTTTGCTTCTTCAACTCTGTGGCCATCACAGCCAAACTCCTCCAACAGAAGCTGAGTGTGGGCAAGGTCCTCATTGTGGACTGG gATATTCACCATGGCAATGGCACCCAGCAGGCCTTCTATAGTGACCCCTCCGTACTTTATATCTCCTTGCATCGTTATGACAACGGGAACTTTTTCCCAGGCAGTGGTGCCCCTGAGGAG GTTGGTGGAGGACCAGGTGTGGGGTACAATGTGAACGTGGCATGGACTGGAGGTGTGGACCCCCCTATCGGAGATGTGGAGTACTTGACAGCATTCAG GACGGTGGTGATGCCCATTGCCCAGGAGTTCTGTCCAGATGTGGTTCTAGTGTCTGCTGGCTTTGATGCTGTTGAGGGGCATCTCTCTCCACTCGGTGGCTACTCTGTCACTGCCAAAT GCTTTGGCCACTTGACCAGGCAGCTGATGAAGTTGGCAGGGGGCCGAGTAGTGCTGGCTCTAGAGGGAGGCCATGACCTCACCGCCATCTGCGATGCCTCTGAGGCCTGCGTGTCCGCCTTGCTCAGCGTGGAG CTCGAGCCCTTGGACGAGGCTGTCTTACAGCAGAAGCCCAACCTGAATGCGGTGGCCACGCTGGAGAAAGTCATCGAGATCCAGA GCAAACACTGGAGCTGTGTGCAGCGGAATGCGGCCGGCGTGGGGCGCTCTCTGCAGGAGGCACAGGCTGGAGAAGTGGAAGAGGCGGAGACTCTGAGCGCCATGGCGCTGCTGTCAGTGGGGGCAGAGCAGGCTGGCCCCAGCCACACCCCGAG GCCGCTGGAGGAGCCCATGGAGCAGGAACCTGCCGCGTGA
- the HDAC5 gene encoding histone deacetylase 5 isoform X3 has translation MNSPNESDGMSGREQSLEILSRTPLHSIPVTAVEVKPVLCGAMPGSVGGGRGGGSPSPTELRGVGPAAIDPVLREQQLQQELLALKQQQQLQKQLLFAEFQKQHDHLTRQHEVQLQKHLKQQQEMLAAKRQQELEQQRKREQQRQEELEKQRLEQQLLILRNKEKSKESAIASTEVKLKLQEFLLSKSKEPTPGGLNHSLPQHPKCWGAHHASLDQSSPPQSGPPGTPPSYKLPLLGPYDSRDDFPLRKTASEPNLKVRSRLKQKVAERRSSPLLRRKDGTVISTFKKRAIEITVSSVCNSAPGSGPSSPNSSNSTIAENGFTGSVPNIPTEMLPQHRALTLDSSPNQFSLYTSPSLPNISLGLQATVTVTNSHLTAPQKLSTQQEAERQAIQSLRQGGALTGKFMSTSSIPGCLLGVALEGDVNPHGHASLLQHVLLLEQARQQSTLIAVPLHGQSPLVTGERIAANMRTVGKLPRHRPLSRTQSSPLPQSPQALQQLVMQQQHQQFLEKQKQQQLQLSKILTKTGELPRQPTTHPEETEEELTEHQEGLLRERALPVPGDGSTESESPQEDLEEEEEEEEEEDDCIQVKDEGSEIGLDESPLLEESSGDYKQVFTDAQQLQSLQVYQAPLSLASVPHQALGRTQSSPAAPLGMKSAPELPTKHLFTTGVVYDTFMLKHQCMCGNTHIHPEHAGRIQSIWSRLQETGLLSKCERIRGRKATLDEIQTVHSEHHTLLYGTSPLNRQKLDSKKLLGPISQKMYAVLPCGGIGVDSDTVWNEMHSSSAVRMAVGCLVELAFKVASGELKNGFAIIRPPGHHAEESTAMGFCFFNSVAITAKLLQQKLSVGKVLIVDWDIHHGNGTQQAFYSDPSVLYISLHRYDNGNFFPGSGAPEEVGGGPGVGYNVNVAWTGGVDPPIGDVEYLTAFRTVVMPIAQEFCPDVVLVSAGFDAVEGHLSPLGGYSVTAKCFGHLTRQLMKLAGGRVVLALEGGHDLTAICDASEACVSALLSVELEPLDEAVLQQKPNLNAVATLEKVIEIQSKHWSCVQRNAAGVGRSLQEAQAGEVEEAETLSAMALLSVGAEQAGPSHTPRPLEEPMEQEPAA, from the exons CAGTGGAGGTGAAGCCAGTGCTGTGTGGGGCCATGCCAGGCTCTGTTGGGGGCGGCAGGGGCGGAGGCAGCCCTAGTCCAACAGAGCTTCGGGGAGTGGGCCCCGCCGCCATCGACCCTGTGCTGCGAGAGCAGCAGCTACAGCAAGAGCTCCTGGCCCTCAAGCAGCAGCAACAGCTTCAAAAGCAACTACTCTTCGCTGAGTTCCAGAAGCAGCATGATCACCTGACCCGGCAGCATGAGGTCCAGCTGCAGAAGCATCTTAAG CAGCAGCAGGAGATGCTGGCTGCCAAGAGGCAGCAGGAACTGGAGCAGCAGCGTAAGCGGGAGCAGCAGCGGCAAGAAGAGCTGGAGAAGCAGAGGCTCGAACAGCAGCTGCTCATcctgagaaacaaagagaaaagcaaagaga GTGCCATTGCTAGCACTGAGGTAAAACTGAAGCTCCAAGAGTTTCTCTTGAGCAAATCGAAGGAGCCAACACCAGGCGGTCTCAACCATTCCCTCCCGCAGCACCCCAAATGCTG gGGAGCCCATCATGCTTCATTGGACCAGAGTTCCCCTCCCCAGAGTGGCCCCCCTGGGACACCCCCTTCCTACAAGCTTCCTCTGCTTGGGCCCTATGATAGCCGGGATGATTTTCCACTTCGGAAAACAG CCTCGGAACCCAATTTGAAGGTGCGTTCCAGGCTAAAGCAGAAGGTGGCTGAACGAAGGAGCAGCCCCCTCCTTCGAAGAAAGGACGGGACTGTCATCAGCACCTTTAAGAAGAGAGCTATCGAGATCACAG TGTCATCTGTGTGTAACAGTGCCCCAGGCTCCGGCCCCAGTTCCCCCAACAGCTCCAACAGCACCATTGCTGAGAACGGCTTCACTGGCTCCGTCCCTAACATCCCCACTGAG ATGCTTCCTCAGCACCGTGCCCTTACTTTGGACAGCTCCCCTAACCAGTTCAGTCTCTACACGTCCCCCTCCCTGCCCAACATTTCCTTAGGACTCCAGGCCACAGTCACAGTCACCAATTCGCATCTCACT GCCCCCCAGAAGCTGTCAACGCAGCAGGAGGCAGAGAGACAGGCCATCCAGTCCCTTCGGCAGGGAGGGGCACTGACGGGCAAGTTCATGAGTACGTCCTCGATCCCAGGTTGTCTACTGGGTGTGGCGCTGGAGGGCGACGTCAACCCCCATGGGCATGCCTCTCTGCTGCAGCACGTGCTGCTCCTGGAGCAGGCCCGGCAGCAGAGCACCCTTATAGCCG TGCCACTCCACGGCCAATCCCCATTGGTGACTGGCGAACGCATCGCCGCCAACATGCGGACAGTAGGCAAGCTGCCCCGACATCGCCCGCTGAGCCGAACACAGTCCTCCCCATTGCCACAGAGCCCCCAGGCCCTGCAGCAGCTTGTGATgcagcagcagcaccagcagTTTTTGGAAAAGCAGAAGCAACAGCAGCTGCAGCTCAGCAAG ATCCTCACCAAAACAGGAGAGTTACCTCGGCAGCCCACTACACACCCTGAGGAGACAGAAGAAGAGCTTACAGAGCATCAGGAAGGGCTGCTCAGAGAGAGAGCCCTGCCTGTGCCTGGGGATGGCTCCACAGAAAGCGAAAGCCCACAAGAAGatctggaggaggaggaagaagaggaggaagaggaggatgactGCATTCAGGTCAAGGATGAAGGCAGTGAAATTGGCTTGGATGAGAGTCCTTTGTTAGAAGAATCCAGTGGGGACTACAAGCAG GTGTTCACAGATGCTCAGCAGCTGCAGTCCCTGCAAGTCTACCAGGCTCCTCTCAGCCTGGCTTCTGTGCCCCATCAGGCTCTGGGCCGAACCCAGTCTTCACCTGCTGCCCCTCTAGGCATGAAGAGTGCCCCTGAACTGCCCACCAAACATCTCTTTACCACAG GAGTAGTTTATGACACATTCATGCTGAAGCACCAGTGCATGTGTGGGAATACCCATATCCATCCTGAACATGCAGGCCGTATCCAGAGCATTTGGTCTAGGCTGCAAGAGACAGGTCTGCTCAGCAAATGTGAG CGAATTCGGGGGCGTAAGGCTACACTGGATGAAATCCAGACAGTACACTCTGAGCACCACACCCTGCTCTATGGGACCAGCCCCCTCAACAGACAGAAGCTTGACAGCAAGAAGCTGCTGG GCCCAATCAGCCAGAAGATGTATGCAGTGCTGCCCTGTGGGGGAATAGGG GTGGACAGTGACACAGTGTGGAATGAGATGCATTCTTCTAGTGCTGTGCGCATGGCTGTAGGCTGCCTGGTGGAGCTGGCCTTCAAGGTAGCTTCAGGGGAACTCAAG AATGGATTTGCCATTATCCGGCCTCCCGGACACCATGCTGAGGAATCCACAGCCAT GGGATTTTGCTTCTTCAACTCTGTGGCCATCACAGCCAAACTCCTCCAACAGAAGCTGAGTGTGGGCAAGGTCCTCATTGTGGACTGG gATATTCACCATGGCAATGGCACCCAGCAGGCCTTCTATAGTGACCCCTCCGTACTTTATATCTCCTTGCATCGTTATGACAACGGGAACTTTTTCCCAGGCAGTGGTGCCCCTGAGGAG GTTGGTGGAGGACCAGGTGTGGGGTACAATGTGAACGTGGCATGGACTGGAGGTGTGGACCCCCCTATCGGAGATGTGGAGTACTTGACAGCATTCAG GACGGTGGTGATGCCCATTGCCCAGGAGTTCTGTCCAGATGTGGTTCTAGTGTCTGCTGGCTTTGATGCTGTTGAGGGGCATCTCTCTCCACTCGGTGGCTACTCTGTCACTGCCAAAT GCTTTGGCCACTTGACCAGGCAGCTGATGAAGTTGGCAGGGGGCCGAGTAGTGCTGGCTCTAGAGGGAGGCCATGACCTCACCGCCATCTGCGATGCCTCTGAGGCCTGCGTGTCCGCCTTGCTCAGCGTGGAG CTCGAGCCCTTGGACGAGGCTGTCTTACAGCAGAAGCCCAACCTGAATGCGGTGGCCACGCTGGAGAAAGTCATCGAGATCCAGA GCAAACACTGGAGCTGTGTGCAGCGGAATGCGGCCGGCGTGGGGCGCTCTCTGCAGGAGGCACAGGCTGGAGAAGTGGAAGAGGCGGAGACTCTGAGCGCCATGGCGCTGCTGTCAGTGGGGGCAGAGCAGGCTGGCCCCAGCCACACCCCGAG GCCGCTGGAGGAGCCCATGGAGCAGGAACCTGCCGCGTGA